From the genome of Paracoccus seriniphilus, one region includes:
- a CDS encoding division plane positioning ATPase MipZ, which translates to MAHIIVVGNEKGGSGKSTTSMHVATALARMGHRVGGLDLDVRQRSFGRYLENRAAYAERKKIDLPMPVLGSMGEGSDPLTPALTQLEKTCDFILLDCPGSHTRLSQMAHTVADTLLTPLNDSFVDFDLLARMSPEGRIQGPSIYAEMVWAARQMRAEAGAGPIDWLVLRNRLGTQAMHNKRKVGRALTDLSKRIGFRVAPGFSERVIFRELFPRGLTLLDLKDIGTEQLSMSNIAARQELRDLVAELNLPGVEITF; encoded by the coding sequence GTGGCGCATATCATCGTTGTGGGCAACGAAAAGGGTGGTTCGGGCAAGTCTACGACCTCGATGCATGTGGCAACCGCGCTGGCGCGTATGGGCCATCGTGTCGGGGGGCTGGATCTGGACGTGCGACAGCGCAGTTTTGGTCGCTATCTGGAAAATCGTGCGGCCTATGCCGAACGCAAGAAGATCGATCTGCCCATGCCGGTGCTGGGCAGCATGGGCGAGGGGTCTGATCCGCTGACCCCGGCACTGACCCAGCTTGAAAAGACCTGTGATTTCATCCTGCTGGATTGTCCCGGATCGCATACGCGGCTCAGCCAGATGGCGCATACCGTGGCCGATACGCTGCTGACGCCGTTGAATGACAGTTTCGTCGATTTCGACCTGCTGGCGCGGATGTCCCCCGAGGGCCGGATCCAGGGGCCGTCCATTTATGCCGAAATGGTCTGGGCGGCACGGCAGATGCGTGCCGAGGCCGGGGCCGGGCCGATCGACTGGCTGGTGCTGCGCAACCGTCTGGGCACGCAGGCCATGCACAACAAGCGCAAGGTGGGCCGTGCGCTGACCGATCTGTCCAAGCGGATCGGCTTTCGCGTGGCTCCGGGCTTTTCCGAGCGGGTCATTTTCCGCGAGCTGTTTCCGCGCGGTTTGACCCTGCTGGATCTGAAGGATATCGGCACCGAACAACTGTCGATGTCCAATATTGCTGCGCGGCAAGAGCTGCGCGATCTGGTCGCCGAACTGAATTTGCCCGGCGTCGAGATCACCTTCTGA
- a CDS encoding efflux RND transporter periplasmic adaptor subunit, giving the protein MQRVFFSLMAMAMLSVSAQAEDVRLPEIERAAPMVTVAPAIRAEMLARVPVSGSLVARQEVQVFPKVTGFEITEILAETGDRVEQGQVLARLSNDTLSAQLAQAEAEYQRALAGVGQARSNIDSAEASLTQAVTALERARRLRQSGNTSQAALDQAVATEANARASAASASDGLAVAQAALAEANAARRIARLNLEYADIKAPVAGLVVARNAELGALSGGSAAPLFTLIADGEIELEAEVIETALPKLSQGDPVDVEIAGLGNVEGAVRLVPASVDPVTRLGLMRISLKDKAELRSGLFASGWVTTDRREAITVPATAVLADATGERVQVVADGRIETRPVRAGLLWQGRREILEGLAEGEQVVARSGAFFRDGDQVHTVDPGMMRDSDGPTGGGRETASAAAEATNP; this is encoded by the coding sequence ATGCAACGCGTTTTCTTCAGCCTGATGGCCATGGCCATGCTCTCTGTCTCCGCGCAGGCAGAAGACGTGCGTCTGCCTGAAATCGAGCGCGCGGCACCCATGGTCACGGTTGCCCCCGCAATCCGCGCCGAAATGCTGGCCCGCGTTCCCGTGTCAGGCAGCCTGGTGGCGCGCCAGGAAGTCCAGGTCTTCCCCAAGGTGACGGGCTTCGAAATCACCGAGATCCTTGCCGAAACCGGGGATCGTGTCGAACAGGGGCAGGTTCTGGCGCGCCTGTCCAATGATACGCTGTCTGCCCAACTCGCCCAGGCCGAGGCCGAATATCAGCGCGCCCTGGCCGGGGTGGGGCAGGCGCGAAGCAATATCGACAGCGCCGAAGCGTCTCTGACGCAGGCTGTGACTGCGCTGGAACGCGCGCGCCGATTGCGGCAAAGCGGCAATACATCTCAGGCTGCATTGGATCAGGCCGTGGCGACCGAGGCCAACGCCCGCGCCAGTGCGGCTTCGGCCTCGGATGGTCTGGCCGTGGCGCAGGCGGCTTTGGCAGAGGCGAATGCGGCTCGTCGCATCGCGCGGCTCAACCTGGAATATGCCGATATCAAGGCGCCGGTTGCGGGGCTGGTCGTGGCGCGCAATGCCGAACTGGGGGCCTTGTCGGGGGGATCGGCGGCGCCCCTGTTCACCCTGATCGCGGACGGAGAGATCGAACTGGAGGCCGAGGTCATCGAAACGGCCTTGCCCAAACTGTCGCAGGGCGATCCCGTCGATGTCGAGATTGCCGGGCTTGGCAATGTCGAAGGCGCGGTGCGCCTGGTGCCGGCCTCGGTCGATCCGGTCACGCGGCTGGGGCTTATGCGCATTTCCCTGAAGGACAAGGCCGAATTGCGCAGCGGATTATTCGCCAGCGGCTGGGTCACCACCGACCGTCGCGAGGCGATCACCGTGCCCGCGACGGCGGTGCTGGCCGATGCCACGGGTGAGCGGGTGCAGGTCGTGGCAGACGGGCGGATTGAAACCCGACCGGTCAGGGCGGGGCTTCTGTGGCAGGGCCGGCGGGAAATCCTTGAAGGTCTTGCCGAGGGCGAACAGGTGGTCGCGCGTTCGGGGGCCTTCTTTCGCGATGGAGACCAGGTTCACACGGTCGATCCGGGCATGATGCGGGACAGCGATGGCCCGACCGGGGGCGGACGGGAAACC